The Centroberyx gerrardi isolate f3 chromosome 12, fCenGer3.hap1.cur.20231027, whole genome shotgun sequence genome has a window encoding:
- the LOC139932770 gene encoding uncharacterized protein LOC139932770 isoform X2: MSVRVLNEEPVHVIPGSSLVLQAQIEHGPLEEVSMVTWERESETGITPGKVTLATCAGKCAGTRPNGRVSLEQQGATLKIDGYSGADSGVYAVTVTDQAGAKTTAHCIVREYEAVHHVSVSINVSHSSLVCGEAWGTDPHFSWLHERVAITKAVGSVSKDGTTLFVSSSPICGHFTCMVSNKRGYSAATFTAAPCETEGKGTTVAVVCLVILLLFGGVLAFLLWRRHRYSNRGERLHEHLDDNI; encoded by the exons ATGTCAGTGCGCGTCCTGAATGAGGAGCCTGTCCATGTAATCCCCGGCTCTAGTCTGGTTCTCCAGGCCCAGATTGAGCACGGGCCCCTCGAAGAGGTCTCCATGGTAACCTGGGAACGGGAGTCCGAAACTGGAATTACTCCCGGGAAAGTGACACTGGCCACGTGTGCTGGCAAGTGTGCCGGTACGAGGCCAAACGGGCGCGTGAGCCTGGAACAGCAGGGGGCCACGCTGAAGATTGATGGGTACAGCGGAGCGGACAGCGGCGTGTACGCTGTGACTGTCACAGATCAAGCGGGAGCGAAGACCACTGCACACTGCATTGTCAGAGAATACG AGGCTGTGCACCACGTCTCCGTCAGCATCAACGTCTCTCACTCCTCCCTGGTTTGTGGCGAGGCCTGGGGGACGGACCCCCACTTCAGCTGGCTCCACGAGAGAGTGGCCATCACCAAGGCTGTGGGGAGTGTCTCCAAAGATGGAACCACCCTGTTTGTCTCCAGCTCGCCCATCTGTGGCCACTTCACCTGCATGGTCAGCAACAAACGGGGCTACAGCGCTGCCACCTTCACTGCAG CACCGTGTGAGACGGAGGGCAAAGGGACGACGGTAGCTGTAGTGTGCCTGGTCATCCTACTGCTGTTTGGaggagtgctggcttttctccTGTGGAG GAGACACAGATAcagcaacagaggagagaggctgCACGAACATTTGGATGacaacatctaa
- the LOC139932770 gene encoding uncharacterized protein LOC139932770 isoform X1, with product MALQRFLCWRIAPLLLLMPCGFQCMSVRVLNEEPVHVIPGSSLVLQAQIEHGPLEEVSMVTWERESETGITPGKVTLATCAGKCAGTRPNGRVSLEQQGATLKIDGYSGADSGVYAVTVTDQAGAKTTAHCIVREYEAVHHVSVSINVSHSSLVCGEAWGTDPHFSWLHERVAITKAVGSVSKDGTTLFVSSSPICGHFTCMVSNKRGYSAATFTAAPCETEGKGTTVAVVCLVILLLFGGVLAFLLWRRHRYSNRGERLHEHLDDNI from the exons ATGGCTCTACAACGTTTCCTGTGCTGGAGAATTGCCCCACTACTTCTCTTGA TGCCATGTGGGTTCCAGTGTATGTCAGTGCGCGTCCTGAATGAGGAGCCTGTCCATGTAATCCCCGGCTCTAGTCTGGTTCTCCAGGCCCAGATTGAGCACGGGCCCCTCGAAGAGGTCTCCATGGTAACCTGGGAACGGGAGTCCGAAACTGGAATTACTCCCGGGAAAGTGACACTGGCCACGTGTGCTGGCAAGTGTGCCGGTACGAGGCCAAACGGGCGCGTGAGCCTGGAACAGCAGGGGGCCACGCTGAAGATTGATGGGTACAGCGGAGCGGACAGCGGCGTGTACGCTGTGACTGTCACAGATCAAGCGGGAGCGAAGACCACTGCACACTGCATTGTCAGAGAATACG AGGCTGTGCACCACGTCTCCGTCAGCATCAACGTCTCTCACTCCTCCCTGGTTTGTGGCGAGGCCTGGGGGACGGACCCCCACTTCAGCTGGCTCCACGAGAGAGTGGCCATCACCAAGGCTGTGGGGAGTGTCTCCAAAGATGGAACCACCCTGTTTGTCTCCAGCTCGCCCATCTGTGGCCACTTCACCTGCATGGTCAGCAACAAACGGGGCTACAGCGCTGCCACCTTCACTGCAG CACCGTGTGAGACGGAGGGCAAAGGGACGACGGTAGCTGTAGTGTGCCTGGTCATCCTACTGCTGTTTGGaggagtgctggcttttctccTGTGGAG GAGACACAGATAcagcaacagaggagagaggctgCACGAACATTTGGATGacaacatctaa